ATTCAATAGTTGTATGCAATCCGAAGTCTCTAATGCTGGCTCGATCGAGCGATGCGATCTGGTATGAGAGTTGGCCATTTACCTCTGGCGGAGAGAAAGATAGATAGCCTGATTGAGGAACTGAACTGGTATAACCATATCCAGGAGCATCAATAATCAACTTCAATATTTTAGGGTCCGATAATGTAGGATAGCCGGCAACGTAAGGAATCTCCTCGAAACGAGGAAGTTGTGGCCTGAGATTAATAAGCAAGGTCGTTAGCCCGGAAGTACAATTGTGACTCCAGCACCATACAACTTCTTAAAAcaagaacaaagtttaaaaaAACAAGACTGCTAACATACGTGCATCTCATGTCAGATTCAATGAAATGTGACCAACATGGAACTTTTCTTTGAATCTGCCATTGTTGGTCTAAGATTGTTGTTGTGTAAGCTGAATCATCAAGATGTGCAAGTCTCCATAGGTTGTGAAAATAGACCCCAACTTTCCTTGCTACTTTAGGACAACCAACAAGATAAATTCCAACTTCCTTCACCTGTAACCATCAACACAACATGTTATTCAAACAGGAACATGATATAATCTTTGCATATATATAGTACCTGAGTAAGAGATTTCCAGTCATTGTTTGCAGATCCTATATATACATCTCTATTATCTGATATCCAAACTTTGGCATGAACAATGCCTGAACCCCACCatttatcaagtaataaagtcaCACTCTTGACATTTGGTCTTCTTGCAGCTAGGCTGGATGGTTCTTTGGTATAGTCAGGATATACTCCAGAGTGCTGTACTAGCCTGTGAAAAAGGTAACTTATTTCTCTGTATATCTATGGATTTTGCAGATACAAACCAGCTTCAAATTATAGACATTGATCAATGGAACAGTTAATTTCACAATGGGTTTCGTattaaaaacaattatttctcTGTATATCTATGGATTTTGCAGATACAAACCAGCTTCAAATTATAGACATTGATCAATGGAACAGTTAATTTCACAATGGGTTTCGTATTAGAAACAATTataacatatgtatatatgtgtaaaacCTGATATCAACATCACGATCAGCAGCATTTTCCAGGGCAGTATAAACAGAAAAACCTTGATGGGCACCAAAACGATGCATATCAGCCTTTGAGTATCCATAATCCCCCGAACGAGAATCCTCTGGATGAGCTTTCAATTGCCAATATTGAGCTATTATATCAAGCTTATCGGTTGAATTGTAAGCCAGCCACTTAAAAACATCACCTATTAATAAACCCAGAGAAAAGAAATCAGTTTTCGTCTTCACTTTGGGGCAGAGTTTCTTGTAGAAGATTAGGTTTACCAGTGGAAAGAACACCAGGAACTGGAGGGAGATGGGGCATGTCAGTTGGGATGGATTGGACCAACCAAGCTTTGCATCGTGGCAGTGACTCAGTGAAACGTGGGTGAGTCAAGTTGACCACCAAAAACAACAAGAATGATACGATGATACTGTACCTGAGCACCATGTTGATGTTCCCCCACTTTCTTTTCTCTTGATTGGATCGTTTCCTCACTTTCTGGGTTACTTTCTGGGCTTTTGATTTTTTGGGTGATTGAATTATCCAGAATGGAAAGTGAAAGGCTCCAGTCTAGCCGTCCAGCGGCAATTATAGAAAAGTCAAACAAAATATGAAAGGAATCATGTTGCCTTAATATCCGTTTTAATAGATTCTTTCCATCTAACCAAACAGAACCccaagaagaaaaaatatataataataatacagGTGGCTTGATCCTTTCTTTAAGGAATTCATTTATCAGATTTTTCACATGGGCATCGTACTGGTTTTCCAACGCGAAGGAGTGAAGTGAACTCTTTTAGATAGTCAGCTTGAAGAACACGAGTATGTTAAACAAAGTTGAAAGACAAAACTAAACCGATGTCACAGAAGGGATAGTTCCAAATTGCATGCGAAATTGTAGAACCATATCCATTGTTAATGGAACTATTCAACAAGACGAAAGAAATACGCGTATacatatgtgtgtatatatatgtcaattttttgagaaatttcaGGAAGCTCCATGGAGGGGTGATATACATGGAATTAAAATTGTTGCATATTGTGTGGTGATAGTTATATTCcatgtatacatgtatatgatGGGATGTAAGAGGAGGGAAATTTCCAATGGAATATGTAGTCACCATTTCCAGCATATTGTGATGAACAAGAATTTCGTGGCCATGGGTTTTTGCTTCTTTTAACAAGAGAGACCAATAGTTAGTGTTCATGCATAGGTTGCCTAACCATATTCATTCTAAGTAATCTTTACTTTAGAAATGAAAACGGTccttataatatcattttttaaataatttttttaatttttttaattataatcaaCATTAACATTACAAGTCTTAGTTCAATTGTATTGACATTATTATCAGTGTAGAAAGTCATGAGTTTAAATGCGTTGaagcatattatttttttatttaagagttgaaAAGTGAATGACTTTATCTATCCTAtcattatgtatgtattttttttttatagaaaaatacctttaaaatagcATAACTTATATTGTAAAGTAAtggtattttaatattatttaattattttgatatttgattaactcgtaccattaatttaattaaaggcTTAACATAATAAGATTAAATAGATAGAATATTTTTTTAGAGTTGATTGAACATAACTCAATTGgatattggatttttttttttacaaagttcAATTTCTTTAACTATCAATAGTACGAGCTTTAGGGCCTAAAAGCCCAGAGAAGACAGTAAGTACAAGGGCACCAGGCCTAACCCTAACCACCGACCGCACGCAACAAGGGAAAGAGGGAGCGTGGCTGGGAAGGCTCGAACAAGAAGGGTTGCCATAATCACAACCAGCAGATCCACCACTAAGGGGAAGCCAAAGCCACAGCAAAGGGTTGGAGAAAGATCATTGCCACCATCGTGGACATTGTTAGAAATCATCTACTTAAGGAGATTCGAAGCCTTTGGAGCGGCATCGATAGCCAGCCTATTAGGGACTGAAGCAGCTAGATCGACATCACCATGTACGAGCTGACGAGGCTTATCGGCAAGTGTAAAACACATTTACTTTTGAAAAATACTTGTTTATCTCTTTGAGGAAGAGATAAATCCCATAAACATCTTTTAAATAAGAATATAATTATACCATTGTTATTATTTATTCACTCTCTCTatttttattacaaaataataataaaaatcattgaAGCactgtaaaattaaattttaattaaattctattcgacttttaaataaaattaagtatttaaaaatatttaattcaacTAGGTTAATCTCCGAAATGaacttattaattatttttatttaaaattaattaattatcatttttaacacattttaataaaaaatgattaaatgtaaaaaataaatttatctcaaagttaaaatatataatggaattaaaataaattaaaatatttaatatgtatttgcaaacaaaatattaattttactcctgtcattttttttaaataaactcacatattaattaaaataataattaaaataaattataactatttaaaattttaaattattgcaTAAAAGATTCTAAAAATGGCAAAttcgatttttattaaaaattcattcaataaatTGTGTCATTTTCATTAAACCGAgtattcttttccttttattattattcctaGACCAGGCAGGTGagaaagtaaattaaaaaaaaaaaaaaaaaacagggaggtcatgtaatccatgaattattACAGGTAAAAGGAATAGAAAGTTTGAAGAAAATGTAATCCTCCAACTAACAACTACAATAACCAAGAGAAGCACTCATAAAACTGATTACAATCATCAACTACAACAATATTCCTATTCCTACCACTTCTTTTTTACACTTACACAACAGTTAAGCATCTTCTTTTACCTGTTGTAAGCTACTTCATTTAACACATTCCATTCCTCACCTGCCTTCTCTATGAAACTGAATGTCTCCTGTGTCTTGAAGGAATCCCCGAAGACTTGTTAGTGTTATCTCGAACCCCAACCGCCGAGCTTTGAGAACTTCCTGACGTCTCTGAACTTCTGTTCTCCACATGCCCCTTTCCCACTCCCACTACCCACAGCTTGTCAAATATTCTTCTAGACCGTGATGGCAGCAGCTGCACCCCATTCTTACTGTTTCTGCTCTTCTTCTTGCCCATTTTACTGTTTTTCTCGCCTCCATCCTCATTTGTCTCGACTTCACTCATCTTTTTTTTGAGGGACCGACAATCTTCGCCCATGGTCTTGTCCCATTCTTCATCGGGGCTCATCTTGGAAACGCAAGTAGTGCGGGCATCGGAGTTACGTGATTGAGCTCTAGTTGCAGCCTTAACCTGTTCGAAGAAGAGAACTTGAACTACAACTCGTAGCGGAAGTCTATCGTTCTGTGCAGCATGCATAGATGCTTCCATTGTCAATTTCTTCACATCCATCAGCCcacaaattttctttctttcagcCTTAGTCAAGTTTGGATGCTCCTGCAAACAAAAATAACCCATCTTTACAGGTCCGAGAAAAGGTTTCCTGATTTCATTACATAATATAAGCAGGCATGATGAAAAAACCAATAAACCACTACTTTGCACCATCTAAGAGTGATGTATTTCGCACTTGACACTGTGTCACATTAAAGACCGTAAAAACCAAGATCCAAACATGGTTTAACTTGATTGCAAGGTCTTAGTTGAACTAACAACAATTTGGTGCTCTACCAATAACTAAACCTGCACACTAGTAAAGCAATTGGGATTACATATTTGTAAAGTTACACATCTCACAAAGATCTCCGAAATCAAGGTTGTCACAGGCTCATAAAAGGTGGTCAAACCTATCCAATGGGTACAAGGAAGTCACCTAGATATATAACTTTAAAGCTTTCACAACACAAACTTAATTGAGCATCAGAAAGTGTTATCTAATTCTAGAATTTGAGAAGATCAATGAAATTGGCTCAATAGTGTAAAAGCTTACCTTCAGGTAGATGTCAATGGCTTTATAGAGTCCATCATGAACTGGTCTAGCAAGCTCGGAGACAGAACAAGACAAGTCAATGAAACTGGTAAGAGAAAGATTTGGGTCGTGTGCAATTTCTCCAAGATACCCGTCAATCAGTTTACCAACACTCAACAAGGATCCATGCCCTAGTACAAAACCAGCACTCTTTCCAGGTTCTACATCTTGACTACGTTGTTCATGCATCATATACTGGTTAACTATAGACTGCACCATTCCAACATCATATAAGGTAGTTTGGGGAGACCGTGCCGGGATTAATAAATCTTTAACCGAAGCTTCATGCAACTTTAAACTTATCCTCTTCACTAAATCTTCCTTGGATGAATCATCCATCCCGGCCAAAACAGCAACTTTCAACAACTTCAGCAAGAAACTACATGAACAACCCACACCATTATCCGAAGGCAACAAGCACGCAATTGTTTCCACTAGTAATTTGTTTCTCCATGAATGTACACCAGAAACCAACGCATCGACAGAATCCGGCAACCATCTGACAGCATAAGTTTTCAGTGCCTCACCAATGACTGCACCATCCATTCTTCCCTTTGATTTCACAGCAGTCATGACTCGCTTGTACAGATCAATCTCTAACTCACATATATCTTCAACCCACCAATCCTTCGGGACAGATTCAATCTTCTCTCGAAGTTTCATACTGTCACCAACTATCTTGTCCTGTACTGATAATTTCCGGTTATAGGTGTAGGACCATGTGATGTTCGCCGGATCCACAGAGGTCTTAGATGCAATGGAATCAATGCATCTTCCAACAATCTTCAGGTTTTCAGACCATGGTAGGAGAGACTTCGCGGTTCTTAGAACAATAATGGAATCTTTCCAACTGTGGAATATACTAGAATTAAGAAAGACTTCGATTTTAAAAATCAGATTACCTCGATCAACATCCTCAGTCATCTCTAGGTATTCGGCAGCACAACGTGCAGCAACAACATTGTAAGCATTTAAAGTAACAGCCATCCCATAACAGAATTTTGCACAAATTTCAAATGCATTTGGCCCACCAGGAAAATCAACCATATTAATTTCATCACAGTTCTCTTCACTGGCTTTCTGCACTAGTTTTTGCATGTGGTTGCTCTTAGACAATAAAGGGAACTGCAAGGCACATAAAACTGTAATTAGTAAATAAAAGTTAACCGGCTGCTTTCCACAGACAGAGCATTCTAGAACTTATTCATAAATGTAAAACTTCGGTTTAGACAAGAGGAGATCAAAATATAGAGAAAAAAAGATTTGTCAGCTCTCCCACTACATTGCTGTAGAGTCATCTGAGGCAACGTCTGCAAAAACAATTGACCATTCTACAAGATTCCATGGAATCAACTAAAGCTTCATTGACAGAATTCGGCATGCTTAGACCCATGAAATGGTAACAATAgcaatattttagttattttgcaGAAAAAAAGTACATTTAGATTTTTCATGAATGTCAAGTGGAATTTAGAAAGAAAGCTATGTAAACATCAACCAAATACCAATACCAAGCTAGAAATACAGAATCTATAGAAAAGAAGCATGAAGATTAAAAAGGGATTGGTGAGCAAACCTTGTGAAGGTAAAATTTCAGGTCGCCAACCTTAATGATGATATCAGTTGCCAAATCAGATGTGACATGCCTGCATCAATAGACATTTTCAGTTACGGCTTACTTACACCAGAAATTGCATTCATAAGGAAGATAATAGCAAGATGaagataaaacttaaaaaataaataaataaataaaaatgagagAGCTAATTTTGCCTAGTGGCTCTAGCCAAAGAACCAAGGTAATAGATGATATGTCAAAAGTCTTTGGCCATCCACATAAACCCAAGTTAGCTATTAATCAAGGACTGGATCTTGAGACATTATATGATATGTTCTCAAACAAGTTTTTAGGTTTGCTTATAACCCCTTTCACAAGAAAAAACATGTATAACAAACCAAAAGCCCGGAAGTATAGTATTAGCATTATTATTCAAGTATTTTACTTTTTGCACAAAGAATGTGTGCAATCCCAAATCAAAGTGTAAAGTCCAAGGCACTAAACTAACCCTCCTATACATATTATTGTATAGTTATGAGAAGTTGCTGTCATGGGGAAGATACTTTAGGACATGTAATGGGGTAAAATCCGAGCTTGCTCCTCGTTGGGAGATGGGAAATGCCTGGAACATGCAATTATTTACAGGTAAAGAATTCTTGCAACGATTAAAGGCCTGCTCACAACATGCCTTTTCTCCCACATTTGGAGTTCGGACCACTAACTGATGAAAAAGAGGACAGGTTACAACAGCTGGACCACTTCCCACATAAACCCATCTCTTTTTTCACACTTCAATATTCCCCCAACAAAAACCAAACCAAAAAGAAAGAACTATACTTGTAATGAAAAACACCCATGTGCTTTAATCTGTCACCAAGCCAAAAGGAAATCAAGaaaattacttgttaataaagttCCTTATGGGGTATAAACTAAAAGTTTCCTTTATTCTTAAGGAATATACGATATCATAAACCCTTCAAGGAGTGTAAGAATCAGTTCTTATAACAAAGATAAATTTCCATAAACAGCATGcaaaattattaagttaaaagtaaaatataatgaactaaaacataaccaaatttaatcaaacaaaGATGAATAGCATGTTAAGAAACAAGCATGGGGAAGAGTAGCATTGTTTTGTTGAAGAAGAAACAAGCATGGAAGAAATTTTTGAAGTGGTTTGTTGTAGAAGAAAAGGAATGTAAGTGAAAGCCATGCATTTACCTGATACATTTGCCATCAACTTGGAAGGCGTCAGGCTTCGAGCCAAGCTTCATAAACTTCATTTTTGTTGTTCTTTTGccgaaaataacttaaaaatgagaagaaacaatagagggaaaaaaaaacacaaccCTTTAAACAATCTCAAGAAACTGAGCTATGTTCCTAACTTTATGATgacattcatggcatttaatatttaatcaccAAACAAATTATCActctgaaaaataaacaaaacccaGAAAAATAAATGGTAAAAGGGACCAAAGTCTGAAAAGAAGCAAAGCAAAGAGGTGTCGTCAGAGAGAGAAAAGAGTGTTTTGTTTGTAGAAGAAAGCAAGAAGgaagatgaaataaaataagaaataaaagggAGAGTGAGAGGGGtaatgtgtatgaatgatatggGGTTGCTGTTTATATCAGATACATCATATCAATAAATTCTCGCCGCCTTTGCTTTTAAATCAACCTGATTTTGCTGATATAATGAAAGATCTTCCTCTCTCCTTTGCTCAAAGGCGCAAATCTCCATGAATTGAATCACACTCTCTCTATGGACTATACTATGGTAAGTATTTagtaaccatatatatatatatatctgtactCTGATATACGCCAAATATGAATTATGTTCTCAATCCTATCCTTCAATCCTTCCTCTCCTAGCATTTTCAGATTTTCCCATTGTTTTCTCTTTCATTTGAAAACAGGGGAATAATGATTTATAAAATGAGATAAGTGGACTAATATCGggatttttgttaaaaatatatgGGTCAAATGTTGATATTAATCCTTGTAATATGTGTAaattatacatttaatttataaattttattttgatcactctttctttgttttttcttaaatttgaacATTCAGTCTtgataaaatttattaagttaaattttattgtttcaaaattttttatgtgacaaacatattatcatattctTGATATCATATTAGTTTGCATTTCCACATaatattcacaaaaaaaaaatcgttTTAGTTAATCAATTTAACTGCTACCCTTTTGAGTTAGACTTGAAATTTCAAAGTTCAAAAAGTATATggattaaaaatcaaattagaggCTAATTTGATGTCAAATGCATAGtatgggactaatttgaaatttgatttaacaaatttaatagcTATCATTTAGgtcaatattaaatttttaaaatttgaaaagcacatggactaatagcaaaatttgacagaaaatatatattgggatTTTGTAATATAGGTCAAATGCTATACAAAGTccttgtgttttttgtttttaatgaatttagtccctctactataatttaatcttttttttagtCCTCTATTTttcgaaatttatatatatgaataaaagaGCTAATATCTATATACCATATCActgcatatttaaaaaaaaaaatcaatgtgcCATTTAATAAACtggaaaaaatatattgaaaattaaatgctgaacttaataaatattaaacttgaatttaaaaactGCTTAGTCtgttattaaaaattaaaccttggatataaatatattatttgataaatataaatcttaaattctgaaaattttcatcttatattttcatcattaattttaatttaatataaatatatgtagtAAAAGTTGAAGTGTTAGTATgaaattatcataaaattttaaaataaatatttttaacaatatccaaaataataataaaaattatttaaattaggcAATTTAAA
The Gossypium hirsutum isolate 1008001.06 chromosome A07, Gossypium_hirsutum_v2.1, whole genome shotgun sequence genome window above contains:
- the LOC107953733 gene encoding BTB/POZ domain-containing protein NPY1 isoform X2 — protein: MQKLVQKASEENCDEINMVDFPGGPNAFEICAKFCYGMAVTLNAYNVVAARCAAEYLEMTEDVDRGNLIFKIEVFLNSSIFHSWKDSIIVLRTAKSLLPWSENLKIVGRCIDSIASKTSVDPANITWSYTYNRKLSVQDKIVGDSMKLREKIESVPKDWWVEDICELEIDLYKRVMTAVKSKGRMDGAVIGEALKTYAVRWLPDSVDALVSGVHSWRNKLLVETIACLLPSDNGVGCSCSFLLKLLKVAVLAGMDDSSKEDLVKRISLKLHEASVKDLLIPARSPQTTLYDVGMVQSIVNQYMMHEQRSQDVEPGKSAGFVLGHGSLLSVGKLIDGYLGEIAHDPNLSLTSFIDLSCSVSELARPVHDGLYKAIDIYLKEHPNLTKAERKKICGLMDVKKLTMEASMHAAQNDRLPLRVVVQVLFFEQVKAATRAQSRNSDARTTCVSKMSPDEEWDKTMGEDCRSLKKKMSEVETNEDGGEKNSKMGKKKSRNSKNGVQLLPSRSRRIFDKLWVVGVGKGHVENRSSETSGSSQSSAVGVRDNTNKSSGIPSRHRRHSVS
- the LOC121231998 gene encoding LOW QUALITY PROTEIN: phospholipase D Y-like (The sequence of the model RefSeq protein was modified relative to this genomic sequence to represent the inferred CDS: inserted 2 bases in 1 codon) produces the protein MVLRYSIIVSFLLFLVVNLTHPRFTESLPRCKAWLVQSIPTDMPHLPPVPGVLSTGDVFKWLAYNSTDKLDIIAQYWQLKAHPEDSRSGDYGYSKADMHRFGAHQGFSVYTALENAADRDVDIRLVQHSGVYPDYTKEPSSLAARRPNVKSVTLLLDKWWGSGIVHAKVWISDNRDVYIGSANNDWKSLTQVKEVGIYLVGCPKVARKVGVYFHNLWRLAHLDDSAYTTTILDQQWQIQRKVPCWSHFIESDMRCTPQLPRFEEIPYVAGYPTLSDPKILKLIIDAPGYGYTSSVPQSGYLSFSPPELSFGRFQPDEQGWLDTIKSVSDGGTVRISTMDWLXSIQYMDRTVYWSSLSTAIREVVFSKHAKVNILVAYWAHFINNTDLYLKSLLYSNVLCTSSKNNECSGKVEIKYYKVPGYNMTGPAIVNGKKTGNLYPAFTRVNHGKYAVSDIRGHISTSNLIWDYFYTTAGVSFGTYNPAIVAQLQEIFDADWNSPYAVPVEGLSDGHACSS
- the LOC107953733 gene encoding BTB/POZ domain-containing protein NPY1 isoform X1, whose protein sequence is MKFMKLGSKPDAFQVDGKCIRHVTSDLATDIIIKVGDLKFYLHKFPLLSKSNHMQKLVQKASEENCDEINMVDFPGGPNAFEICAKFCYGMAVTLNAYNVVAARCAAEYLEMTEDVDRGNLIFKIEVFLNSSIFHSWKDSIIVLRTAKSLLPWSENLKIVGRCIDSIASKTSVDPANITWSYTYNRKLSVQDKIVGDSMKLREKIESVPKDWWVEDICELEIDLYKRVMTAVKSKGRMDGAVIGEALKTYAVRWLPDSVDALVSGVHSWRNKLLVETIACLLPSDNGVGCSCSFLLKLLKVAVLAGMDDSSKEDLVKRISLKLHEASVKDLLIPARSPQTTLYDVGMVQSIVNQYMMHEQRSQDVEPGKSAGFVLGHGSLLSVGKLIDGYLGEIAHDPNLSLTSFIDLSCSVSELARPVHDGLYKAIDIYLKEHPNLTKAERKKICGLMDVKKLTMEASMHAAQNDRLPLRVVVQVLFFEQVKAATRAQSRNSDARTTCVSKMSPDEEWDKTMGEDCRSLKKKMSEVETNEDGGEKNSKMGKKKSRNSKNGVQLLPSRSRRIFDKLWVVGVGKGHVENRSSETSGSSQSSAVGVRDNTNKSSGIPSRHRRHSVS